From the Streptomyces sp. Tu 2975 genome, one window contains:
- a CDS encoding alkyl hydroperoxide reductase, giving the protein MALDELKAAVPDYAKDLRLNLGSVIGNSELPQQQLWGTVLACAIASRSPRVLRELEPEAKANLKPEAYAAAKSAAAIMAMNNVFYRTRHLLSDPEYGTLRAGLRMNVIGNPGVEKVDFELWSLAVSAINGCGQCLDSHEQVLRKAGVDRETVQEAVKIAAVIQAVGTTLDAEAVMSE; this is encoded by the coding sequence ATGGCTCTCGATGAACTGAAGGCCGCCGTACCGGACTACGCCAAGGACCTGAGGCTGAACCTCGGCTCGGTCATCGGCAACAGCGAGCTTCCCCAGCAGCAGCTGTGGGGCACCGTCCTGGCCTGCGCGATCGCCTCGCGTTCGCCGCGGGTGCTGCGTGAGCTGGAGCCGGAGGCGAAGGCCAACCTCAAGCCCGAGGCGTACGCCGCCGCCAAGTCGGCCGCCGCGATCATGGCGATGAACAACGTCTTCTACCGGACCCGGCACCTGCTGTCGGACCCGGAGTACGGGACGCTCCGCGCCGGTCTGCGGATGAACGTCATCGGCAACCCCGGTGTGGAGAAGGTCGACTTCGAACTGTGGTCGCTCGCCGTCTCCGCCATCAACGGCTGCGGCCAGTGCCTCGACTCCCACGAGCAGGTGCTGCGCAAGGCCGGAGTGGACCGTGAGACGGTCCAGGAGGCCGTCAAGATCGCCGCGGTGATCCAGGCCGTGGGTACGACGCTGGACGCAGAGGCCGTCATGTCCGAGTAG
- a CDS encoding peroxiredoxin: MLTVGDQFPTFELTACVSLESGEEFEQINHKSYEGKWKVVFAWPKDFTFVCPTEIAAFGKLNDEFADRDAQILGFSGDSEFVHHAWRKDHADLRDLPFPMMADSKHELMRDLGIEGEDGFAQRAVFIVDPNNEIQFTMVTAGSVGRNPKEVLRVLDALQTDELCPCNWTKGENTLDPVALLSGE, translated from the coding sequence GTGCTCACTGTCGGTGACCAGTTCCCCACGTTCGAGCTGACTGCCTGCGTCTCGCTGGAGAGCGGCGAGGAGTTCGAGCAGATCAACCACAAGTCCTACGAGGGCAAGTGGAAGGTCGTGTTCGCGTGGCCCAAGGACTTCACCTTCGTCTGCCCGACCGAGATCGCCGCGTTCGGCAAGCTGAACGACGAGTTCGCCGACCGTGACGCCCAGATCCTCGGCTTCTCCGGCGACTCCGAGTTCGTCCACCACGCCTGGCGCAAGGACCACGCCGACCTGCGTGACCTGCCCTTCCCGATGATGGCCGACTCGAAGCACGAGCTCATGCGCGACCTGGGCATCGAGGGCGAGGACGGCTTCGCGCAGCGCGCCGTCTTCATCGTCGACCCGAACAACGAGATCCAGTTCACCATGGTGACCGCCGGGTCCGTCGGCCGTAACCCCAAGGAGGTCCTGCGGGTGCTGGACGCCCTGCAGACCGACGAGCTGTGCCCGTGCAACTGGACCAAGGGCGAGAACACCCTCGACCCCGTCGCGCTGCTGTCGGGCGAGTGA
- a CDS encoding LysR substrate-binding domain-containing protein — protein sequence MSNRGKQPSLAQLRAFAAVAEHLHFRDAAAAIGMSQPALSGAVSALEEALGVQLLERTTRKVLLSPAGERLAVRARAVLEAVGALMDEAEAVRAPFTGVLRLGVIPTVAPYLLPTVLKLVHERYPDLDLQVHEEQTSSLLEGLGAGRLDLLLLAVPLGVPGVTELPLFDEDFVLVTPEDHWLGGRQDIPREALRELHLLLLDEGHCLRDQALDICREAGRTEGAPVTTTAAGLATLVQLVAGGLGVTLLPRTAVDVETGRAGRLQTGWFADPAPSRRIALAMRSGAARGGEFEEFAKALREAMAALPVRVAP from the coding sequence ATGTCAAACAGGGGCAAACAGCCGAGCCTCGCACAGCTGCGCGCCTTCGCGGCCGTGGCGGAGCATCTTCACTTCCGGGACGCGGCGGCTGCAATCGGGATGAGCCAGCCCGCGCTGTCCGGTGCCGTCTCGGCGCTCGAGGAGGCACTCGGTGTCCAGCTCCTCGAGCGTACGACGCGCAAGGTGCTCCTCTCCCCGGCCGGGGAGAGGCTCGCGGTCCGGGCCAGGGCCGTGCTGGAAGCCGTCGGCGCGCTCATGGACGAGGCGGAAGCGGTACGGGCGCCGTTCACGGGCGTACTGCGGCTGGGCGTGATCCCGACGGTCGCACCGTATCTGCTGCCGACCGTCCTGAAACTGGTCCACGAGCGGTACCCGGACCTCGATCTCCAGGTCCATGAGGAGCAGACCTCGTCCTTGCTGGAGGGGCTCGGCGCGGGGCGGCTGGACCTGCTGCTGCTGGCCGTGCCGCTCGGGGTGCCCGGAGTCACCGAACTGCCTCTGTTCGACGAAGACTTCGTCCTGGTCACCCCCGAGGACCACTGGCTCGGCGGCCGTCAGGACATCCCGCGCGAGGCGCTGCGCGAGCTGCATCTGCTCCTCCTCGACGAGGGCCACTGCCTGCGGGACCAGGCCCTCGACATCTGCCGCGAGGCGGGCCGCACCGAAGGCGCCCCCGTGACCACGACCGCCGCGGGACTCGCCACGCTCGTCCAGCTGGTCGCGGGCGGCCTCGGCGTGACGCTGCTGCCGCGGACGGCCGTCGATGTGGAAACCGGCCGCGCCGGCCGCCTCCAGACCGGCTGGTTCGCCGATCCCGCGCCGTCACGCCGGATCGCGCTGGCGATGCGGTCGGGCGCCGCCCGGGGCGGCGAGTTCGAGGAGTTCGCGAAGGCGCTGCGGGAGGCGATGGCCGCACTGCCGGTGCGGGTCGCGCCCTGA
- a CDS encoding ABC transporter permease, translated as MSTTRHEPHPASAAPVLPHPAQRPHRGPAARLRDLAMGIRFAVSGGREGSTRTALTALGVGLGVGLLLIAASVPQMMDARDSRTAARTAVGPGMGRQVPVSATSVVTAPADTDYRTQTVGGEILRPDGAAPALPPGLDRAPAAGEMYVSPALADLLASPEGRLLKERLNHRTVGLIGETGLLDPGELRFYAGSSTLTTDTGGVRVDGYGTRGGGDPMAPVLIVVVVLACVVLLVPVTVFIATAVRFGGEQRDRRLAALRLVGADARTTRWIAAGEALFGAVLGLAVGAAAFAGGRLIAGSVRVWDLSAFPSDVVPVPWLGALILLAVPVVSVVVTLPAMRAVTVEPLGVVRRSAPRRGRLWWRLLMLPAGLAVLLATGTVGQDPEVVEPWPVAAGTLLVLFSLTALLPWLVDAVVRRLGRGPVAWQLAVRRLQLGSTSATRAVGGITVAVAGATALQMVFAAVHDDFNRVTGQDSERAQLTVSAEFPSGELAGEMITEFRATEGVRGVIGTVEAYVVSPEPVAEGDIRPTTALTVGDCPTLRELARIRSCADGDTFVVHSARDEPASDWIDRTARKGRPVNLNSDTPFDGSAPMLWTLPERSPTVMARPDPVGEEHTGIFATPGAVDVSALPGAWTTAQVQIDESVPDAREFVRNAAARIDAPVLVRTIHKIERDRQYESVRTGLLAAATATMGLIAASMAVAQIEQLRERRRLLAVLVAFGTGRATLAWSVLLQTAVLVVLGTAMAVAAGIGLGTAMLRIIGKPVTHWGPFLPVAGMGAGLILVVTLLSVPVLVRLIRPGGLRTE; from the coding sequence ATGAGCACGACCCGGCACGAGCCGCACCCCGCATCCGCCGCACCGGTCCTGCCGCACCCCGCGCAGCGTCCGCACCGCGGGCCGGCCGCACGGCTGCGGGACCTCGCCATGGGCATCCGCTTCGCGGTCTCCGGCGGCCGTGAGGGTTCGACCCGCACCGCGCTGACCGCCCTCGGCGTGGGGCTCGGGGTCGGGCTGCTGCTCATCGCCGCGTCCGTACCGCAGATGATGGACGCCCGGGACAGCCGTACCGCTGCCAGGACCGCCGTCGGACCGGGAATGGGCAGGCAGGTTCCGGTCTCCGCGACGAGCGTGGTCACGGCGCCCGCCGACACCGACTACCGCACGCAGACCGTCGGCGGCGAGATCCTGCGGCCGGACGGAGCGGCTCCGGCGCTCCCGCCGGGCCTCGACCGCGCCCCGGCGGCCGGCGAGATGTACGTCTCCCCCGCGCTCGCCGATCTGCTGGCCTCCCCCGAGGGAAGGCTGCTGAAGGAACGTCTGAACCACCGCACGGTGGGCCTGATCGGCGAAACCGGGCTTCTGGATCCGGGTGAACTGCGCTTCTACGCGGGCAGTTCCACCCTCACCACCGACACCGGCGGTGTGCGGGTCGACGGGTACGGCACACGGGGCGGCGGGGATCCGATGGCCCCCGTGCTCATCGTCGTCGTCGTCCTGGCGTGCGTGGTGCTGCTGGTACCGGTGACCGTCTTCATCGCGACCGCCGTCCGCTTCGGCGGTGAACAGCGCGACCGGCGGCTCGCCGCCCTGCGTCTGGTGGGTGCGGACGCCCGGACGACCCGCTGGATCGCGGCCGGAGAGGCGCTGTTCGGCGCCGTGCTCGGACTGGCCGTCGGTGCCGCGGCGTTCGCCGGGGGGCGGCTGATCGCCGGTTCCGTGCGGGTGTGGGACCTGAGCGCCTTCCCCTCCGACGTCGTACCGGTGCCCTGGCTCGGCGCGCTGATCCTTCTCGCCGTGCCGGTCGTGTCGGTGGTGGTGACGCTGCCGGCGATGCGCGCCGTGACGGTCGAGCCGCTGGGTGTCGTACGGCGGTCGGCGCCGCGCCGCGGCCGCTTGTGGTGGCGCCTGCTGATGCTGCCGGCAGGGCTGGCCGTGCTCCTGGCGACCGGCACCGTCGGCCAGGACCCGGAGGTCGTCGAACCGTGGCCGGTCGCCGCGGGGACGCTGCTGGTGCTGTTCTCGCTGACCGCGCTGCTGCCCTGGCTCGTCGACGCCGTCGTCCGGCGGCTCGGCCGCGGCCCGGTGGCGTGGCAGCTGGCCGTGCGCCGGCTCCAGCTGGGCAGCACCTCCGCGACCAGGGCGGTGGGCGGCATCACGGTCGCGGTGGCGGGAGCGACAGCGCTGCAGATGGTGTTCGCCGCGGTGCACGACGACTTCAACCGCGTGACCGGACAGGACTCCGAGCGGGCGCAGCTGACCGTCTCCGCCGAGTTCCCGAGCGGTGAACTGGCCGGCGAGATGATCACCGAGTTCCGTGCCACGGAAGGCGTGCGGGGCGTGATCGGCACGGTGGAGGCATACGTGGTGTCCCCGGAGCCCGTCGCCGAGGGGGACATCCGGCCGACGACCGCGCTGACGGTCGGCGACTGCCCCACCCTGCGGGAACTGGCGCGGATCCGCTCCTGCGCGGACGGCGACACGTTCGTCGTGCACAGCGCACGTGACGAGCCGGCGTCCGACTGGATCGACAGGACCGCCCGGAAGGGCAGGCCGGTGAACCTCAACAGCGACACCCCGTTCGACGGGTCCGCGCCGATGCTGTGGACCCTGCCGGAGCGGTCACCCACGGTGATGGCGCGCCCCGACCCGGTGGGTGAGGAGCACACCGGCATCTTCGCGACACCGGGCGCCGTGGACGTGTCGGCTCTCCCCGGCGCCTGGACCACGGCGCAGGTGCAGATCGACGAGAGCGTGCCGGACGCGAGGGAGTTCGTACGCAACGCCGCCGCACGGATCGACGCCCCGGTCCTGGTCCGGACCATCCACAAGATCGAACGGGACCGTCAGTACGAGAGTGTACGGACCGGGCTGCTGGCAGCCGCCACGGCGACGATGGGGCTGATCGCGGCGTCGATGGCGGTGGCCCAGATCGAACAGCTCAGGGAACGCAGGCGGCTGCTGGCGGTCCTGGTGGCCTTCGGCACCGGCCGCGCCACGCTGGCCTGGTCGGTGCTGTTGCAGACGGCCGTCCTGGTGGTGCTCGGTACGGCGATGGCGGTCGCGGCCGGCATCGGGCTGGGTACGGCGATGCTGCGGATTATCGGGAAGCCGGTCACGCACTGGGGACCGTTCCTCCCGGTCGCCGGCATGGGCGCGGGCCTGATCCTCGTGGTGACGCTGCTGAGCGTGCCGGTGCTCGTCCGGCTGATCCGCCCGGGGGGCCTCCGGACGGAGTGA
- a CDS encoding ABC transporter ATP-binding protein, which produces MIPAGSLLVADGLRKTFGSTTALDDASFSVHPGEVVAVMGPSGSGKSTLLHCLAGIVRPDAGSVTYAGREITGLSDTERSALRRSDFGFVFQFGQLVPELSCVENVALPLRLGGVKRKEAERTAQEWLERLEVGDTARKRPGDISGGQGQRIAVARALVASPKVVFADEPTGALDTLNGERVMSLLTDTARLRNTAVVLVTHETRVAAYSDREIVVRDGRARDPERVV; this is translated from the coding sequence GTGATCCCCGCCGGTTCCCTGCTCGTCGCCGACGGCCTGCGCAAGACCTTCGGATCCACCACCGCCCTCGACGACGCCTCGTTCTCCGTCCATCCCGGCGAGGTCGTCGCCGTCATGGGACCGTCCGGTTCCGGTAAGTCGACCCTGCTGCACTGCCTCGCCGGCATCGTCCGGCCCGACGCCGGCTCCGTCACCTACGCGGGCCGTGAGATCACCGGCCTGTCGGACACGGAGCGCAGCGCGCTGCGCCGCTCGGACTTCGGGTTCGTGTTCCAGTTCGGCCAGCTGGTCCCGGAGTTGAGCTGCGTCGAGAACGTGGCGCTGCCACTGCGGCTCGGCGGCGTGAAGCGCAAGGAGGCCGAGCGCACGGCGCAGGAGTGGCTGGAGCGGCTCGAGGTCGGGGACACCGCCCGCAAGCGGCCCGGCGACATCTCCGGCGGGCAGGGGCAGCGGATCGCGGTGGCCCGCGCGCTGGTCGCCTCTCCCAAGGTGGTCTTCGCCGACGAACCCACGGGCGCCCTGGACACCCTCAACGGCGAGCGGGTGATGTCACTGCTCACCGACACGGCCCGCCTGCGGAACACGGCCGTCGTGCTCGTCACCCATGAGACGCGCGTCGCCGCCTATTCGGACCGGGAGATCGTCGTCCGTGACGGCAGGGCACGCGACCCCGAGCGGGTCGTATGA